CGTTTTCTAGTCCTTCACTATATGCAATACAAGCTTCAGAGAATCTTGATTCCTTGAAAAGTAAATTGCCGCTCAATCGAGCTGATGAAACAACTTTAGCCCATTTTGCAACTCTAATTCCTTCCTTGTTGGTTGGATCAAGCTGCGTTGATTGTTCTGCTGCTGCTACTGCTTCCTCAAATCTATAACAACAAAAACTCAACATTTAACTCCAATGAAATAAAGGTCCATAAGCTATATTTTGAAACAtcaaacttgttcctttcttcTAACCTGCCAATCGTCATATAAACTTGTGCCTCGATGGATAAAAGAATAGCACTATCAGATAAACTAAAGGATTTAATTAGAGAGTTAGTTCTAAGGGTTCGACCCTTTTGGTAAATACAATATGCCTCTTGATGTCTATGGAGTTTCAATAAGGCCTCAGCTTGAAAGGCATAGAGTTTATAAGCTGAATTAGAAACAGAGGAAATTGCATATTGGGTTTCTTTCAATAGAATCTCCCATTCTTGTAACTTTCTTGCTTCATTACACTTATTCAGGCAATTCCAAAGAGTTCGAGCTTTGTTAATGTCATTTATATCGCTGTAAGGGCCAGATTGTTCCATGTGATCCAAAGCTTTCTCAGGCTCTCCAATTCTACAATCAACAAATTGCAAATTTTTTGGTGATTGAAGTTTAAATATGGCTTAACAAAGGTCGTGAAAAAAATGGGATTTTATTGTATTACCTGAGATAGGTAGTGGCTAAACGATGATGAGCTCTTTGATAAGAAGGTTGAAACTTCAATGCTTTTTTGCATTCTTCAATGGCTTCCATCAAACGATCTAAGGCAATCAAAGCAGCAGCTTTGTTGCTATAATAAACAGCATTCTCCGAATCCAAATCTATTGCTCTGTCATAAAAAGTCAATGCTTCTTCATAGTTTCCTTTTTTATAAGCTTCATTTCCCATGGATTTCAAAACATCTGGCTCTAATCTACCTCGAATTTGTCGAAATTCACATGAATTTCTCCGAATAATGTTACCCATGTTATTACTACCTGTACTACTTCTACTTCCTCCAAGTTTTGGACTTGAGTTCATTTCTTTAATAAGCCTAGGGCTGTTGTTTGCCGACAAATTCCCACTGCCAATTTGCTTCAAATTACCCAAAACCACACCATTACTTAAAGAAATTCGAATGTGGGGTTTGGGTTCGTGCATGGGTCTGCTCAAAGCAGAGCCATTGGAAGATGATGTGGAGCTTCTTGCAGCGTCAGAAGGCCTTCTACTTTGAATCTTTTGTTGAGAATTTGAAGGTCTTGGTTGGTCTAATAAAGCGAGTTTCTTGAAGTTCTTTTGATCTTGTTCTGCAGAATTTCCAGTTGTTGGTGCTTCAGAGATCCGATATTGCGTTGTTGGGTTGTCAAATTTGGGTTGTTTTAAGTTGAGATTTTCGGTTGTGTTTGTGGGTAATGAATGTACAGAGGATTTCTTCAACCATTTACACCGTCGCTGGAAAATCCCTCTCATGAAACCACAACGAGATAAATCAGCTGTTTTTTCCATAATTCTCACTTCAATTTGCTTCTGtacaacaatttcaaaaatgggTCAAAATCGATTTAAACGGAGTTTGGAGCAGAGGAGTGAAGAACGGAACACATATTAATACAAAACAGAGTCAGGTCAGGTGATGCCAAGGCAATGTTCATTGtttatagtaaaataaatatttgaaaagctTCCATTTTTCTACATGTTACATGATAGTGAATGAGAATCTAGGGATTTTTGGGTTCATTAATGATCTTTCTACTGTCATCAACAACGTTAAACTAAAGAAGCTTCAAGAAAGACAAACAATGAAACTAATGCATAAAAAGATgttagaaaaaacaaaaaaagaaaaagggttaagaaaaatagaatcataccttttcttgtagtgtaagaTTGAAGAGGAGAAAATGAAGAAGCAAAAATGAGGAGTTGAGGTGGAAATGGAGGAGAGAttctttgttatatatatactGAATAGAATAGAACAGAACAGAACAGAGGAGTttcttcaattatttttttctgctCCACTAATCTTACAAAACAAGGACCAAACCCATTTACTTGTTATTACTCTTCTTCAAATCctataaaattataataaaatcatttctattatatataaatatttgaaacttttgattAGTCAATCTAAGCGTAGTTAGTGGATAAAAACACATTAATTACTCTCTTAACTTCATTGGTTCAacttttcttgaaaaaaaaaacaaacaaagaaagaaagaaaatttgaaaaaagaaacgATTGGCTTGAATGTGAAGAGTTTGTTGTAATGCAATCACCACTATTGGATAAATAGTGTATCCCAattattatgtatttttttaaaaaaaattgcggTTAGGCTCtaatatcatattatataaATACACTATGCATATTTATAAATTACAATGCTATATTGTTCCGTTTTTAGGGTTAATAATTTAGCTTATAGCATGATTTTCAAataattgcatatatatatagcaaaatctatcgtgGTATCTCTAATTGacttaaaaaatgaatcaaaCTTTGTTATACTTGAAAACTCTTTCACTGTaggttaatattttaaatataattgttatTTTTACGATTATCCCTTTTTCATAGCAAAACTAATTAGAGTTACCTACTTTATAGTTATACTATAAACTATTATTAATTAACTTAAAAGtaatttatgtaaaaaaaaagttttattttgtactattaaataatttaaaatacgttacatgtaattttttaaaacgttAATAAAGTTAATAGTAGAATGtacttttaagaaaaaaaatgttttttatctatatttatagatataataaaaaaaacaaaaatataattttagtaTTTGTAGTAGTTGTTTCACAAAGTTTTAAAATAGTTGTAAGAaagaattttaatttaaattggGTAGGGAACACATATATTTTAAAgagaataaatttaaaatatgtgaaggaaaaaaaccaaaaattatAATGATTGAAATATTAAGTATTTgtatatagaaaaaaagaaaaaggtaatgGGCTAGTTTTAGAGTGGGTTTCAAGTTACCAACTTTATCTTTCCTTTGGTTTGGTATATGGGATAAGAAAATGGGAGAATTCTttctttatatttataaatttgtaaatcatgaaaaataaaaataattttttttaaaaaaaaggatTCAACTCAAAGCGGCATTAATCTCTAAACAAATACAGCGTCCCtacccatttttattttattttcttctataTGTTTATTAATTAAAAGAGACCCATATCTTACCACCAAATTTTGGTGGCCCCATTTCACATAAAAACAAAGCAtctgaatttcttttttaaaagagaTATGAATGATTAAGTTGTTCTTGTCTGCTGCACTTTAGATTGATTATTCCTTAATTAATTCTGCAATAAACtttaatctctctctctctctttctttttttttttttttttttctttccataaaACTGCTTCTTCTATGAAACTACAAAACCCCTACCAACAACATTTATATATCCTCAATTTTGGAGATAAtactatattttatttttattcaattttgtttttatgttatttgatttCTTCA
This region of Cucumis melo cultivar AY chromosome 7, USDA_Cmelo_AY_1.0, whole genome shotgun sequence genomic DNA includes:
- the LOC103487538 gene encoding inactive TPR repeat-containing thioredoxin TTL3, with the translated sequence MEKTADLSRCGFMRGIFQRRCKWLKKSSVHSLPTNTTENLNLKQPKFDNPTTQYRISEAPTTGNSAEQDQKNFKKLALLDQPRPSNSQQKIQSRRPSDAARSSTSSSNGSALSRPMHEPKPHIRISLSNGVVLGNLKQIGSGNLSANNSPRLIKEMNSSPKLGGSRSSTGSNNMGNIIRRNSCEFRQIRGRLEPDVLKSMGNEAYKKGNYEEALTFYDRAIDLDSENAVYYSNKAAALIALDRLMEAIEECKKALKFQPSYQRAHHRLATTYLRIGEPEKALDHMEQSGPYSDINDINKARTLWNCLNKCNEARKLQEWEILLKETQYAISSVSNSAYKLYAFQAEALLKLHRHQEAYCIYQKGRTLRTNSLIKSFSLSDSAILLSIEAQVYMTIGRFEEAVAAAEQSTQLDPTNKEGIRVAKWAKVVSSARLSGNLLFKESRFSEACIAYSEGLENDPYNSILLCNRAACRSKLGQYEKAVEDCTAALHAQPSYSKARLRRADCNAKMERWEASIQDYEVLIRETPGNEEVGRALFEAQIQLRKQHGEDVKDLKFGSNLVSICSYEHFRHLVTSPGMSVVLFFNKGNKKQGIEVFEQVYKRFPSVNFLKVEIEDHPYLAKLENVSSIPSFKIYRNGTIVKEIPASKPHSLESLVKLYSS